A region of the Struthio camelus isolate bStrCam1 chromosome 11, bStrCam1.hap1, whole genome shotgun sequence genome:
CCCTCAAACAGAAAAGGAGACAGGCAGCTGAGGCACACAGAAGGCTGTCTTCCTTTTCAAGCTTGCTGAAAGCTCAAAGTCCCAGGACAGCAGCCCCCGCCGTAAGCACACACGCCCTTCGGGTGAGCAGTCCCCAGAGCCCATGCAGAGCCAGGGTCAGGACTTGTAGCTCCTCACCACTCCACTCCTTTCTACCACAAGCAAAGCTCTGTCAGCCCACTGTGCCCGAGGTGGTCAGGGCATAAGATCTCAGCAAACTGAGGGCTGTGCATCCTGAGCCACAAGAGACTGGAAACTAAACTATGCTTTCCAGTTCccacttcctgtccagagagtgCCTGACCTCAGGGATGCACTGCCTCTGCGCGGCAGAGCTTGGGGAAGGAGGCCAGCCTTTCCCACACATCCTGTGCCAGCCACAGCAGGGACTGGGAATGCAAAGGGCAGCGCCAAACGCTTCTGCTGCTGGGGCCCAGAACTGCCTTATCTCTGCTTCTGCAGCCGTGCTGTCCTCCCTGCTAATGTAACCAGGCTGCAAGGGCCTAGCAGTAAGGAGCCTTTTCCAAGGGAAAGCAAGGTCAGCTTGGTGGGGTCCTTGCTTCGGGGAATGTCAGCAGAGCCAGGAATACAGGCTGTGAGAGACACACAGGTTCACAACTTCAGCTGTGTCTCCACACCACCATGGCAGCCAAGACTGTGACACCACAGTGACATTAGAGCAGTGATCCAGGCCAGAATGGTGTTTTCCAGGCTTCAGGGCACAATGCCCAGACATGAAACATCCACAGAGCCTCCACCTCCTCAGGGTTTGGAGCCCATTCCCTACTGGCAGCCACAGCCTTGGAAGGGGAGGCTGTTCCCCTTTTGCCAGGGAAACGAGGGCTGAACCCAAGGGTTAGAGGCAAGGGAGGATGGCTTGCTGCAGAGTGGTTCCAGCAGTGTCCCCAGCGGCTGTGTCTGGCTAGCCTCCAGCAGAGGCAAGGAAGGGGCCTGGAGATGGTTGCATCCTTCCCCCAGCCTCTCTCCACTCACCTTCAGCAGCTCGTTGTAAAGGGGGTTTATGGTGTTGCGTTTGATGGTCGTCTTGCGTTTCCCTTGCCGGGATTTGTCAGGCAGGAGATAGGTCTTcacgtatctgaagggaggagCAGGAAGCGCTTCACCAGGGTCTCCCAGAACAAGCCCAGACCTCCTCACCAGCACCCCCCACTTACCGCTCCCAGCTGTCCCGCCCGCAGCCTACACAGCGCCACGAGCCTGACCGACCCTCCCTGGCTTGCCCCCACCAGCGCCCTCCCAGCTCTCACGGGTTGGAGCGCTTCTTGGCCTCATCGCCATAGGCCAGCTGGCGGCACTCCTTCACGTGAATGAACAAGGTCTGCGTCTTCTGCTCGTAGCTCAGGGAAAAGGAGATTCCCCCTGTGACTGCGATGTTCCCGAAGTCACCGGCCTCGCTGTAAATGCTGACCATGCTCCCCAGCGTGCTCTGGAAGACACGGCAGGCTTGAACCTGGGCAGCTTTAGTGTCCCCTCTTTCTCCTGAGCAAGCTCCTCCCTGTAAGACTGCAAAGCACTATACCCAAGGCCTCTTCTACACAGCAGCATTTCCCAATCCCTCTCTGAACCTGACACCGTCTCTCCTTGGCTGCGGTTGGTGACCGAGCATCTTTCGTTCATATTCAGGCTCCATGGGGAATAGCTGGGCCTCCATATTTTAAATTCCATGGAAAGGGACCAAGCTTCTGTGCCCAGCTCTCTTGCCCCTGTGTCCCAGGTGCagccagccctgcctccctcctgcacaAACAGCCAGAGCCGCCCTTCTCCACGGCTTCTTCCTGGAGCATCACAAGGGGAGAGAAAGTGTGGCCAAGCCACGGAGACTCACTGAGGATGTGCCGCTGCGCATGCTGCCCCGGGCCACCCTCTGGCGATGGATCTCCACCAGGTTATCgatgtcttcctcttcctcatcctgcAATGAGGGACAAACCACCTGTGTGGGGAGTGCCAAGGAGGCTGGGCACAGCCACCCACACAGCCAGCGTCTTTGCCTCACACCCATGCTCCATAGCACCCTGACAGATCTCACCAGCTCCGTGGTGAGGCCAGGGACTGACTTGCTTCTGTCTCCCAAAGAACTTCTTTCACCCACAAAGTCTTCTGGGCGCAGGTCAATCACTGACTTGGTGTAGTCTGCATGAGAGATGGGAAGACAAGGTGAGGAGGCACGCTACAAGACGAGCAGAACCCCACTGCTCCCTCACCACAAGGTGCTGCCCAAACCTCTTATATCTGTGCCAAAACCACACCACAGCCCAGAGAGAACTGGCTGTCCACCCCCACACCAGATCAGCTCACAAGTCTCCCCTTTGTCTTTAGCCCTCTCACCCGCAGGCCTCACAACCCTCCGGGGATTCTTCTTGAATATAGTTTCATGCTCATCCACCAACATGCTACTTCGGTTTCCCATGGAAGCCTCCTAGGAAGGAAAAGCCTTTGCCAGTTCAGAGTGGAGCAGGAATCGGGCTCCACGGAGCTCCcagccccagagcctgcaggacggagctgagccttggaaaaGTAGCGACACATACCCGTCCATCGGCAGCAGGAAGCGTATGTCTGGAGCGCACAGGGAGGGTCAGACTGGACGCAGCAGGCCCTGCTGGTGCAGCAACCTGTTTTCCCTCTTTGAGGGGAGCAGCTTTATCCAGAGAGTTCCTCCTGCAGACACTGTACAGAAACGATCCATCTCGGTCCAGCACGGAGCCAAAAGAAACACTGCTTCGAAACCAAGTAATAACTGGGAACAGCTCTCTCTCAACAAGCTCCGAGCAGCCCAGCCTGGGGAGCAGAAGACCTCCCTGCCCAGGACAGTGTTTCAGCCCAGCAGAAGAGCCAACCTCTCCCTCACTAGACCAAGAAGGTGACCGGAAAAAAACCACCCTTCAGACGAAGGTGCTCATTCTCAGCCAGATCAGTACTGCCACAGGCAAACTGCCCAGACCTTCCCCAGGGAACCCCTTACCTACAGCTGCCCCCTACGCCCTCAGTACTAGGTCTGTAGCTGTTCAGGCTCATGTTTTCCACAGACTCTGTGTCACTCCTGCCATCCCGAGGGTCTGAGGCATCAGGAAACAAACTGCAGACAAACAAAACCACAGGTATGTCCTGTCTGACAAGGAGGCCAGTCTGAGAGAGACTTTCTGTGCCATGAATCATCAGAGCAGGGTGGCAGCATCTCTCCCATCACTGTAGCAGACAACAAGGGCTAGAGTCGGGAGCACAAAAGGCAACACAAATCCACCCCTTTGCCAAAGCCCCTTGGCTGAGGTTCAACCTGTCCAGCCAGGCCTGGCCTAGGTGAAGGTGGGAGCTGCAGGGGACTCTGGACAGAAAACAGCAGGAGCCACAAAGCAAGGAAAAGAGCATCCATTTCTTAACGCTAGAGACAAGCCGTCTTCTCCGCACCCATTGGTCCAGCCAGAGCCTTCAGGCCCAGACAGGCTATCTGTAACCCTCCCAGACAAAGGACCTGCTCCGTTTCCTATATAAACCCTGAGACAAGAGCAGCGAACagggaggaggagatggggtgAGGACAGGCTCAAGCAGAAGGTCCCTGTTGGCTTGTGAACACAAAGGTGGGAACTGGGTCCCAGAGAACAGGCCTTCCTCACCTGGGCTCCTTCCTTGGCTCCTGGGGGCTCTTCTGCTGGGCTGCAGAGGAGCTTTTGGAATCGCTAAGCTGTGCCTTCTGGAGGAGGGTTTGTCCCACTGTCTCCCTTTTGCTGGCTGAAAGAAGAGAAGAGTCAGGAGAGGCAAGCACCCCggcagggcagcccagagccccGGGGTGAAGGTGTTCCCAACCGACTCCACACCAGGCAGCGGCACTCCCAACGAAAGCTGGGGCATCCCAGAGGGACAGAGTAACAGCACCGGCCTTGCCAcaagctgtgggagaagagatccCTCCAGCTCTGGCGCTTGGCTACACAACACCTCCTCGCCAACAGCCCCTACCTGCAGACTTGTACCGCAGAGACAGCCGCACAATGTCACTgcccagcctgttggcaaagcgATTGACCCTCTGGTCATAGAACCAGTCACCTGTCGTCTTCTTCAGCTCTCTGCAGGACAGAGGGGTAGTGAGGGGCCGTCCTCAGCACCTCATAGCAGGCCTGCAGCTGCCCTCGCTGGCAGGAACAGGCCAAGAACAGCACAGACAAACCGGGCACATCCAGGACACGGCTGTGCAAAGACAAGGCCCTGCTCCAGAGAGGATAACAGGCCCAAGACCAGGGTTTTGCAGGGCAGGTgaggcaaaggagaaaaggagaaaacctgAGTGCTTGAAACACAGGTTGTGCAAGGGTCGCACAGGAGATACATGGAGCCAAGGGGCAAAGAGGAGcaaggcaaggagaaaggagacCCGGGAGTGGGGTATGGCCAGTTCTTGATCACCCAAGGGAAGGTGCCCACCTCCGGAGAGCCTGGGTAAGCTAAAGCAGGGACAATCGCCCAGAAGACTaagctgcccagagctgcactAGAGCCCAGCTGTGCAGGGTCAGGAGGAAGGGATGGCAACGCAGTATCAAGCTAGGGTGACTGGGCTGAGGAAGGAGAcaggaggagcaggcagcaggaacCTGCCGCTTGGCCCCCAGCCCCCGTGTACTCACGCCTCCTTGGTGCAGACTTTGCAGCGCCAGGAGCCGTTGGCGCCATAGGAACGGCAGTCCCGACACACCAAGTGGTTGCAGCCATGGCAGGTGTTGGCCTTGGGGCTCACGCGGCCCAGGCTCTGCTGGCAGCGGGCGCACGTCCGCTCGCTGTAGCGCTGGCTGCCCCGCTTGGCCCCCTTGCGCCGGATCTCCAGCAGCTCGTTCTTCAGGCGCCTGCTCGGACACAAACACCAGGGGCAGTCAGAGCTGCACCAGGCCACGAGACTACCGCCGAGCCGCCGCTCCAGCGAGAGCGCGGTTCAGACCGGCCTCCCCTGCACAAGCCCTCCGCCCTCCAGCCACTTTAGAGCAAACCAGGGAAACCAGTAGCCTGCCTGGCCCAGCCACGTTCCCACCTgatcctcctctcctctgctttaCGGAGCTCCTCATCTCGCTGCAGGACCTGCAGGATCAAATCCCTCTCCACATCCGACAGGAAAGACAGATCCACAGCCTCCGACATCACCCGTCCCCGAGATCACTCGCCCTCACCAACAGCAGGTGGACTCGTCCGTGCTAGGAGCAAGCAAGCCAGTTAACACAGCGACGTGCCACATCCCCCGGGGGCTGCACCCTCACGTCGGCAGCACCCGGCGCCGGGTCCCCTCTGGCGCAAGCCTGGCTGCCGGGCCCAGAGGGGCTACAGCCGGGCCCAGATCACCGCGCAGAGCCGAGGTGCCCAAACCGGCCACACCGCAGATGCCTGCCATCCTGcttcaaggccgaaccgtcctcGTCTCTCACCCCGCCGCGCAGCTGCACGGACGCCAGCCGGCTCAGCGTGGCTCACGCCCCTGGCGCCTGCACCGCCAGCCTCCCGCCCAGGGCACGCTGCCGCCGCTGGGCAGGGTGCTCGGACCTCCTTTTTCCAGCGCGACCCTCCACGACCTCCGACGGCTCTCACGTGACTGCTGCTTACGCCCAGCACCAGCgtcaggcagaggcagggcccAGGCGTTGCAGCTGCCCCTCCTGCTCGCCCAGGCTGCACGCACAAGCGGAGCAACAGCTTGAGGAGCTGCCCCTCCCTTCCCCAAGCGGGACAGGACAGCTGGAGCCTAAGAGCGCAGCCgcaacagctgcagagcaggatgaGGCCCGCGGCACCTCACACCCCGGCCCGGCTGGCAGACCCGCAGCCCCGTGGGGCCAGGAGGCCACCCGAGCGCCAGCctgggcgagcggcggcgggcgccggggccgggcgctcaCCGTGCCCGCCCGCCGCTTTCCAGCCGCTCCGCAGGGCAcctgccgctgcccgcccgggCTCAGCGGCGCCTCCCAGCGCCGAGGCCGGCAGCACCGTCTCCCGCGGCACCGGCGGGTTCTGCCGCGCTGCAGCGCGCCCGGCACCGGGAAAgccggctgcgccgccgcgggggggggggggggggggggggggggctggctgcggcccgcggccccctccAGCCGAGGGCATGTGCGCAGCTTGTCGCGCCCGGTGCCGCGCAGGCGGCAGGAGGAGGGTGATAAGGCTCGAGTCCGGTGTAGAAAAGTCTTCTTCGCCCAAGccgctgcctgcctgccagccGCCTGCGCAGCGCGCACCAGCGCCGTCCCCTCCGCGAGCGACCTCCGCCGCCCAGCTCGGCTTTTCCGCCGCTTTCGGTACCGCCGTGCGCGTAAAAAGCGGCAAAGCGCGGCCGCACTAGGCACCGGGACCACAGCCTCTTCCGCCCCCCGCTCGGCGCACCGCCGCTTTGCGGGGCGAGCCCCAGACCCGCTCCCAGACAGCGAGAAACACAGCTCAACCCGCGGCGCAGAACCAGCCGCGCCGGTCGCGCAGCGCCTGGCagcgtgggggggggaggggggatgtgagcgcgcccccccccccctcgtccccccccggTACCTGCCGCGGCTCCGGCCCGGCGCGTCGCGGCAGCAGGCGCGGTAGCGGGGGGGGTGGAGCCGCCTCCTTAAAGAGGCCGCGCCCGccgcaccttccccccccccaccccaaacctccaccggggtcggggccgcggcgctgcgggaGGAGCCGGGCGACCGGACCGGCTCGCGGCACGACGGGGCCACGCGTGGCACTGTCCACCCGCAGCCGCGgtgtctccccccgcccccccccccgccaacacgAACCCGTCTCTGCGGGGAGCGCTTTGGGCACCGTGTCGGGCTCCGGGAGTTGCGCTGCGCCCCGCATAGAGCTCAGCTCGCCAAACGCTTCCTCAGACGCGCTtccctcccctcgagccccccggccgccctggCCCCCGCGCCCAGgaccccgtcccgtcccgctgcgcgcagcccccgcgcccccggcccgacGCATCGCCGACCTCCGCGTTTGCGGCCTCGACGCTGCAGAGAGCCGCTTGGCCGGACCAGGGTTTCGGCCGCGTCCGGGACGTCAGCTGCGCTcgcggggcggcgcggtgccCGTCGCGCCGCGCCTTGCCGGGCTGTCGCCCAGCGGTTTATTTGCACGCCTTCCCGCCTGGCCGCCCGGCATCCGGGGGAGGCGGCTCCTCCCGAAGAGCACACAACGCCGGCACAAAGCCTCCGTCGCCGCCCGGGGCGCGTCGGGCCCCGgctgccaggctgctgccaggCCGAGGgaccgcggccgggccgccctcgTCCTCCCCGCGTGGCGACGAGGTGCCGGGCGAGCCGGAGCGAAGGCTGCGGCCGGGCAGCTCCTCTCCCCGCGGCCCGGCTGGGCGCCCAGGCAGGGGCTCGCCTTGTTTCGGGGGCTCTGGGCGGCCCCCCGGCACAGCCGCGGCTCAGCCCCGGGAGAGGCACTTGCTCACCCGCGTCGCGGCCCTGGCGCGGGGGATGCCCCCGAGCGAGGACGGGCACCTGTAGGCGACCGCAGGGCGCCTGTAGTCGCACCGGCTCTGCCTCGTTCCCCGGCGCGCTGAAGCTCTGCCCACGGCAGGAAGGCAGCTCGTGGAAGCGGGCAGCGAGGGCAGCCCGGCCGGCgagcggcggggcgcgcggctAAGGCGGGGGGCTGCCGACGGTGGGCACGTGGCTCCTCTCCACGTGAGTCGGGGGGAGGCAGCACGGGAAGCCAGCTGGCAGCAGGCTCAAACCGAACGCCAGGACAGGGTTTCTCCCACAGCTTCAGCTGCGCCTCGGGGCTCCCCAGCACGGGACCTCCCCGGGCTTCAGGGCACACGACACGTAGGTGGGGGAAAATCCAGTGGGAGCTGCTGAGCGCACAGAAACCGGGTCCAGCTCGggcagcagcccccgcgccgcaAAGGGCTGGAGAGCCCTTGGACGAGCAGCCTGTGGTGGTCTCTTCCCACGCTGGTCCCTCAGCAATGCTTCTGGCCCCCGTCAGAAGCATCACGGATCCTGGGGGGAGACGCCCCACAAATCAACTTGCAGAGCAGCGAATGTAAAAGGGAGGAGGGTCAGAAATGCAAGATGAGAGGAGCGGAGAAAgaggagcagagcccccagcgccCAGAGGACACCAAGGAGCCAGGGGTTGCTGCCCACAGACACAACAGGATGAGGGAATGGAAACAGGCCCCAGGGTTGCTTGaatcccctcctccccagcctcctcctccctgacCTTGGCCAGCCCAGCAGGCCGTCGGGGAGGTGTCCTG
Encoded here:
- the SYTL4 gene encoding synaptotagmin-like protein 4 isoform X1, whose amino-acid sequence is MSEAVDLSFLSDVERDLILQVLQRDEELRKAEERRIRRLKNELLEIRRKGAKRGSQRYSERTCARCQQSLGRVSPKANTCHGCNHLVCRDCRSYGANGSWRCKVCTKEAELKKTTGDWFYDQRVNRFANRLGSDIVRLSLRYKSAASKRETVGQTLLQKAQLSDSKSSSAAQQKSPQEPRKEPSLFPDASDPRDGRSDTESVENMSLNSYRPSTEGVGGSCRRNSLDKAAPLKEGKQVAAPAGPAASSLTLPVRSRHTLPAADGREASMGNRSSMLVDEHETIFKKNPRRVVRPADYTKSVIDLRPEDFVGERSSLGDRSKSVPGLTTELDEEEEDIDNLVEIHRQRVARGSMRSGTSSSTLGSMVSIYSEAGDFGNIAVTGGISFSLSYEQKTQTLFIHVKECRQLAYGDEAKKRSNPYVKTYLLPDKSRQGKRKTTIKRNTINPLYNELLKYEINKSLLLARTLQFSVWHHDRFGRNTFLGEVEIPMDSWNFDSHLEEFLPLHGKIGTDVTGLHQYKGELVVSMKYIPSPKHPGAGNGRKGKTGEGGELQVWIKEAKNLTAVKSGGTSDSFVKGYLLPHKNKASKRKTPVVKKTLNPHYNHTFVYNGINPEDLQHICLELTVWDREPLSSNDFLGGVRLGVGNGLSNGQAVDWMDSTGEELNLWQKMRQYPGSWAEGTLQLRSTMAKLRP
- the SYTL4 gene encoding synaptotagmin-like protein 4 isoform X2, with protein sequence MSEAVDLSFLSDVERDLILQVLQRDEELRKAEERRIRRLKNELLEIRRKGAKRGSQRYSERTCARCQQSLGRVSPKANTCHGCNHLVCRDCRSYGANGSWRCKVCTKEAELKKTTGDWFYDQRVNRFANRLGSDIVRLSLRYKSAASKRETVGQTLLQKAQLSDSKSSSAAQQKSPQEPRKEPRRNSLDKAAPLKEGKQVAAPAGPAASSLTLPVRSRHTLPAADGREASMGNRSSMLVDEHETIFKKNPRRVVRPADYTKSVIDLRPEDFVGERSSLGDRSKSVPGLTTELDEEEEDIDNLVEIHRQRVARGSMRSGTSSSTLGSMVSIYSEAGDFGNIAVTGGISFSLSYEQKTQTLFIHVKECRQLAYGDEAKKRSNPYVKTYLLPDKSRQGKRKTTIKRNTINPLYNELLKYEINKSLLLARTLQFSVWHHDRFGRNTFLGEVEIPMDSWNFDSHLEEFLPLHGKIGTDVTGLHQYKGELVVSMKYIPSPKHPGAGNGRKGKTGEGGELQVWIKEAKNLTAVKSGGTSDSFVKGYLLPHKNKASKRKTPVVKKTLNPHYNHTFVYNGINPEDLQHICLELTVWDREPLSSNDFLGGVRLGVGNGLSNGQAVDWMDSTGEELNLWQKMRQYPGSWAEGTLQLRSTMAKLRP